The following are encoded together in the Geobacter sulfurreducens PCA genome:
- a CDS encoding ankyrin repeat domain-containing protein, with amino-acid sequence MVENVNTKDKHGHTPLIDAAKAGDVDAIRDLIGRGADLEAKSEKGKTALHYAAANGQAAAIRALLEAGAQVDPRDLEWHTPLMLAANYGCNECVEDLLTAGADPLAKMKLGNTALTYAEANGHPDTLDLIKKAQRAKSGTA; translated from the coding sequence ATGGTTGAGAACGTGAATACCAAGGACAAGCACGGGCATACGCCGCTCATCGACGCGGCGAAGGCAGGGGATGTGGATGCGATCAGGGATCTCATCGGCCGTGGCGCCGACCTGGAGGCCAAAAGCGAGAAGGGCAAGACCGCCCTCCACTACGCGGCGGCCAACGGTCAGGCTGCAGCCATCCGGGCGCTGCTTGAGGCGGGCGCGCAGGTGGACCCGCGGGATCTCGAATGGCACACCCCCCTCATGCTGGCTGCGAATTACGGATGCAACGAATGCGTGGAAGACCTGCTGACGGCCGGCGCCGACCCCCTGGCCAAGATGAAGCTGGGCAATACGGCCCTGACCTATGCGGAAGCGAACGGACACCCTGACACTCTGGACCTGATCAAAAAGGCGCAACGGGCCAAGTCGGGCACCGCCTGA
- a CDS encoding zinc ribbon domain-containing protein YjdM, with translation MSSLPACPQCSSEYTYEDGTMYVCPECAHEWPTAAPGESPEEQRVVRDAFGNVLSDGDSVTVIKDLKIKGSSSVVKVGTKVRNIRLVEGDHDIDCKIDGVGAMQLKSEFVKKA, from the coding sequence ATGAGCAGTTTACCCGCATGCCCACAATGCAGTTCGGAATACACCTATGAAGACGGGACCATGTACGTCTGCCCGGAATGCGCCCATGAGTGGCCGACGGCTGCGCCGGGAGAGAGCCCGGAAGAGCAGCGCGTTGTGCGCGATGCCTTCGGCAACGTGCTCAGTGATGGCGACTCCGTCACGGTGATCAAGGATCTGAAGATCAAAGGCTCGTCCTCGGTTGTCAAGGTCGGAACCAAGGTGCGGAACATCCGGCTCGTGGAGGGGGACCATGACATCGACTGCAAGATCGACGGCGTCGGTGCCATGCAGTTGAAGTCGGAATTTGTGAAAAAGGCATAG
- a CDS encoding NADH-quinone oxidoreductase subunit J family protein, with product MEQALFYILAAVTVIATVLAITEKHAVHAIVYLVTSFFALAVIFFTLGAPVVAVFEVIIYAGAIMVLFLFVIMMLDLGHPERARRPGIRDWWPALALGAVTLASALTLLISRAQAASAAGRAIGVKEFALTLFGKYGVAVEVISMQLLFALVGALYLAKRRER from the coding sequence ATGGAACAGGCTCTTTTCTACATCCTTGCCGCCGTGACCGTCATCGCCACGGTTCTTGCCATCACCGAGAAGCACGCGGTGCACGCCATCGTCTACCTCGTGACCTCCTTTTTCGCCCTGGCGGTGATCTTCTTCACGCTCGGCGCGCCGGTAGTGGCGGTGTTCGAGGTGATCATCTATGCCGGCGCTATCATGGTCCTCTTCCTGTTCGTGATCATGATGTTGGACCTGGGGCACCCGGAGCGGGCCAGGCGTCCCGGCATCCGCGACTGGTGGCCCGCCCTGGCCCTCGGCGCCGTAACCCTGGCGTCGGCCCTGACGCTTCTGATCTCTCGCGCCCAGGCGGCATCGGCGGCGGGCCGGGCCATCGGCGTGAAGGAATTCGCCCTGACGCTCTTCGGGAAATACGGGGTAGCAGTTGAGGTGATCTCCATGCAGCTTCTCTTTGCACTGGTGGGGGCGCTCTACCTGGCCAAAAGGAGGGAGCGGTGA
- the nuoL gene encoding NADH-quinone oxidoreductase subunit L — MKLYLALILLLPLLGGTLNALVGRKLPRRLCEALACAAVWGAFVCAALAFAAYEAPETVLLATWLADFDFTAPIALYLDPLSLVMTVMITFVCGLIHLYAVGYMAGEGSPARFFALLNLFVFAMLVLILAENLPLLYLGWEGVGFCSYALIGFWYSDPKNATAGRKAFITTRIGDTAFGIGIVWCFQLFQTESISQINQMGFLMPVGVVTALGLLFLAGAMGKSAQVPLMVWLPDAMAGPTPVSALIHAATMVTAGVYLMARMSPLFSAAPVVMAAVAITGAVTAFYGATCALVQRDFKRVLAYSTISQIGYMMLGVGAGAVTAATFHLLVHAFFKALLFLGAGCVIAALHHEQDLFRMGGLRRKMPVTFWAFMAGAACLAGLPPTGGFFSKDAILAAVWAKGGALYGGLFGLGLMAALLTSFYTFRMVYLVFGGEGATEVHRNPRIMDLMLLPLAILGLIGGFIHLPAFLADGWLGRFLATTLTEGAAHLSHGEEMAVEAIAALVALTGLAIAHYRYGGIRRAARIEAAAAEPRGITAFLLNGWYADHLYRALFIRPYEAIASFLWRRVDEGVIDVSLDRLADGIGTAGQGLGRWSCGRVSVYLLSFAAGLALVLGWLAWGRI; from the coding sequence ATGAAGCTCTATCTCGCCCTCATACTCCTGCTGCCGCTGCTGGGCGGCACCCTCAACGCGCTGGTGGGGCGGAAGCTCCCGCGCCGCCTGTGCGAGGCGCTGGCCTGTGCCGCGGTCTGGGGGGCCTTCGTCTGCGCGGCCCTGGCCTTCGCGGCCTATGAAGCGCCGGAGACCGTGCTGCTGGCCACTTGGCTGGCGGACTTCGACTTCACCGCCCCCATCGCCCTCTACCTGGATCCCCTCTCCCTAGTGATGACGGTGATGATCACCTTCGTCTGCGGCCTGATCCACCTCTACGCCGTGGGATATATGGCGGGGGAGGGGAGCCCGGCCCGGTTCTTCGCGCTGCTGAATCTCTTCGTCTTTGCCATGCTGGTCCTGATCCTGGCGGAGAACCTGCCGCTTCTCTACCTGGGGTGGGAAGGGGTCGGCTTCTGCTCCTACGCCCTCATCGGTTTCTGGTATTCCGACCCGAAAAACGCCACTGCCGGCCGCAAGGCCTTCATCACCACCCGAATCGGCGATACGGCCTTCGGCATCGGCATTGTCTGGTGCTTCCAGCTTTTCCAGACCGAATCCATCAGCCAGATCAACCAGATGGGATTTCTGATGCCCGTGGGGGTCGTCACGGCGCTGGGGCTTTTGTTTCTGGCCGGGGCCATGGGGAAGTCGGCCCAGGTACCCCTCATGGTCTGGCTCCCCGACGCCATGGCCGGCCCAACGCCGGTCTCGGCACTGATCCACGCCGCCACTATGGTCACCGCCGGGGTCTACCTCATGGCCCGGATGTCGCCCCTCTTCAGCGCGGCCCCCGTGGTCATGGCCGCCGTGGCCATAACCGGTGCCGTCACCGCCTTCTACGGCGCCACCTGCGCCTTGGTCCAGCGGGACTTCAAGCGGGTGCTGGCCTACTCCACCATCAGCCAGATCGGCTACATGATGCTCGGCGTCGGGGCCGGCGCCGTCACTGCCGCCACCTTCCACCTGCTGGTGCATGCCTTCTTCAAGGCGCTTCTGTTCCTCGGGGCCGGCTGCGTCATCGCGGCCCTCCATCACGAGCAGGACCTCTTCAGGATGGGGGGCCTGCGCCGGAAGATGCCGGTCACCTTCTGGGCCTTCATGGCCGGTGCCGCCTGCCTGGCGGGACTTCCCCCCACCGGCGGCTTCTTCAGCAAGGACGCAATCCTGGCCGCGGTCTGGGCCAAGGGGGGCGCGCTCTACGGCGGGCTCTTCGGTTTGGGGCTCATGGCGGCGCTCCTCACCTCCTTCTACACCTTCCGAATGGTCTACCTCGTCTTCGGCGGCGAGGGGGCAACGGAGGTTCACCGTAATCCGCGGATCATGGACCTGATGCTCCTTCCCCTGGCGATCCTGGGGCTCATCGGTGGGTTTATCCACCTCCCCGCGTTCCTGGCCGACGGCTGGCTCGGCCGCTTCCTGGCCACGACCCTCACCGAAGGGGCTGCCCATCTTTCCCACGGGGAAGAGATGGCCGTGGAGGCAATCGCCGCCCTCGTGGCCCTGACCGGACTCGCAATCGCCCACTACCGCTACGGCGGCATCCGCCGCGCGGCCCGGATCGAAGCAGCCGCAGCCGAGCCCAGGGGGATCACCGCTTTCCTCCTGAACGGCTGGTACGCGGACCATCTCTACCGCGCCCTCTTCATCCGCCCCTACGAGGCCATCGCCTCCTTCCTCTGGCGCCGGGTGGACGAAGGGGTGATCGACGTCTCTCTCGACCGCCTGGCCGACGGCATCGGTACGGCCGGACAAGGGCTGGGCCGCTGGAGTTGCGGACGGGTGTCGGTTTATCTCCTCAGCTTCGCGGCGGGGCTGGCGCTGGTTCTGGGGTGGCTCGCATGGGGGAGGATCTGA
- the nuoH gene encoding NADH-quinone oxidoreductase subunit NuoH, producing MNGVALDIAIHGAKIALIFFVVLTLAAYLVFAERRLLAWIQDRKGPNRVGPFGLLQPLADLIKLLTKEDFRPAGADKWLFYLAPAMAAVPAILTFAVIPFGAPVTILGREIPLQVADLNVGLLFFLALSSIAVYGVALGGWASNSKYALLGSIRGLAQLISYELSMGLSLVPTVMLAGSLRLSDIVAAQEGVWFIAYQPVAFLIFLISIAAECKRIPFDIPEAEGELVAGFHTEYSGMRFGLFFVGEYINIIVLGGLATTFFLGGWQGPLLPPFVWFSVKTLAFAFFFIWMRGTLPRLRYDQLMHLGWKVLTPLALLNILITGWVLMFV from the coding sequence ATGAACGGAGTTGCTCTCGACATAGCCATCCACGGGGCCAAGATCGCCCTGATCTTCTTCGTGGTGCTCACCCTGGCGGCCTACCTGGTCTTCGCCGAGCGGCGGCTCCTGGCCTGGATCCAGGACCGCAAGGGGCCGAACCGGGTGGGCCCCTTCGGCCTGCTGCAGCCCCTGGCGGATCTCATCAAACTCCTGACCAAGGAGGATTTCCGCCCCGCCGGCGCCGACAAGTGGCTCTTCTATCTGGCCCCGGCCATGGCTGCCGTCCCGGCGATCCTCACCTTTGCGGTGATCCCCTTCGGGGCGCCGGTCACGATTCTCGGCCGTGAGATCCCGCTTCAGGTGGCGGATCTGAACGTGGGGCTCCTCTTCTTCTTGGCACTCTCCTCCATTGCGGTGTATGGTGTGGCCCTGGGGGGATGGGCGTCCAACTCCAAGTACGCGCTCCTGGGCTCCATCCGGGGGCTGGCCCAGCTCATCTCCTACGAGCTCTCCATGGGGCTGTCCCTGGTGCCCACGGTGATGCTGGCCGGGTCGCTCCGGCTGTCGGACATCGTGGCGGCCCAGGAGGGGGTCTGGTTCATCGCCTACCAGCCCGTGGCCTTTCTGATCTTTCTCATCAGCATCGCGGCCGAATGCAAGCGGATACCCTTTGACATCCCCGAGGCGGAGGGAGAGCTGGTGGCGGGGTTCCACACCGAGTACTCGGGGATGCGTTTCGGCCTCTTTTTCGTGGGCGAGTACATCAACATCATCGTCCTCGGCGGTTTGGCAACCACCTTCTTTCTGGGCGGCTGGCAGGGGCCGCTGCTGCCTCCCTTCGTCTGGTTTTCGGTGAAGACTCTCGCCTTCGCCTTCTTTTTCATCTGGATGCGGGGAACCCTGCCGCGGTTGCGCTACGATCAGCTCATGCACCTGGGATGGAAGGTGCTGACGCCGCTGGCACTGCTCAACATCCTGATCACCGGATGGGTACTGATGTTCGTGTAA
- a CDS encoding ATP-binding protein, with the protein MESEHICKLLLDFAADWEFWLDPEGACRYVSPACERITGYRPDEFMGEAGLLRRIVHPEDREAVESHLTDALANREGVCPIDFRIITRTGEVRWISHHCQPVHDGAGTFLGRRGSNRDITDRMAAQEENRRLGGLMERLVRVVQELSRARSLDEITAVVRTAARELVSADGATFVLRENGNCFYADEDAIAPLWKGLRFPLERCISGWVMLNRQAAVIEDIYQDQRIPVEAYRPTFVQSLAMVPIRGEDPIGAIGTYWARRHRPSEQEISVIQALADTTSVAMENVRVYADLEQRVRERTEALETANRELEAFGFSVSHDLRGPLRRLDGYSRMLYEDYADRLEGEGRDILIRMIRLATRMEQLIDDLLRFSRSVKGEVVHEAVNLSRLARSIARELSDGEPGRAVDFIIADGLTVEGDPGLLRAAMENILRNAWKYTAPKENAVIEFGRCEGEGERLYFIRDNGVGFDMAHKDKLFQPFERLHDARAFEGTGIGLATVKRIIDRHGGRIWAEGTPGAGATFYFTLPEPGGES; encoded by the coding sequence ATGGAGAGCGAACACATCTGCAAATTGCTGCTCGATTTCGCAGCTGACTGGGAGTTCTGGCTCGACCCCGAGGGGGCCTGTCGCTATGTCTCCCCGGCCTGCGAGCGGATTACCGGGTACCGTCCCGACGAGTTCATGGGTGAAGCGGGCCTGCTGCGGCGGATTGTCCATCCTGAGGACCGGGAGGCCGTGGAGAGCCATCTGACGGATGCTCTGGCCAATCGAGAGGGGGTCTGCCCCATTGACTTCCGCATCATCACGCGCACCGGTGAGGTGCGTTGGATCAGTCATCACTGTCAGCCGGTGCACGACGGCGCCGGAACGTTTCTCGGCCGGCGGGGGAGCAATCGGGACATTACCGACCGCATGGCGGCCCAGGAGGAGAACCGGCGGCTCGGCGGGCTCATGGAGCGGCTTGTCCGCGTAGTGCAGGAGCTTTCCCGGGCCCGCAGCCTCGACGAGATTACGGCGGTGGTCCGGACTGCCGCCCGGGAGTTGGTGAGCGCCGACGGGGCCACGTTTGTCCTGCGGGAAAACGGTAACTGCTTCTATGCGGACGAAGATGCCATCGCCCCGCTCTGGAAGGGGCTCCGGTTCCCCCTTGAGCGCTGCATCAGCGGGTGGGTCATGCTCAACCGGCAGGCGGCGGTCATCGAGGATATCTACCAGGATCAGCGGATACCCGTGGAGGCCTATCGCCCTACGTTCGTGCAGAGCCTTGCCATGGTCCCCATCCGGGGGGAAGACCCCATCGGCGCCATCGGCACCTACTGGGCCAGGCGCCATCGCCCCTCCGAGCAGGAGATCAGCGTCATTCAGGCCCTTGCCGACACGACGTCGGTGGCCATGGAAAATGTGCGGGTCTACGCGGATTTGGAGCAGCGCGTGCGGGAGCGCACCGAGGCCCTGGAAACCGCCAACCGCGAACTTGAGGCGTTCGGTTTTTCAGTTTCTCACGACCTGCGCGGCCCGCTCCGGAGGCTGGACGGGTACAGCCGCATGCTCTATGAGGACTACGCCGACCGCCTGGAGGGGGAGGGGCGGGACATCCTCATCCGTATGATCCGGCTGGCAACGCGGATGGAACAGCTGATAGACGATCTTCTCAGGTTTTCCCGGAGCGTGAAGGGTGAGGTCGTCCACGAGGCGGTGAACCTGAGCCGCCTGGCGCGGAGCATTGCCCGTGAGCTGAGTGACGGGGAGCCCGGTCGGGCAGTGGATTTCATCATAGCCGACGGCCTGACGGTCGAGGGGGATCCGGGGTTGCTGCGGGCTGCCATGGAGAATATCCTTAGGAACGCCTGGAAATATACGGCCCCAAAGGAGAACGCAGTCATCGAGTTCGGCCGTTGCGAGGGCGAGGGAGAGCGGCTCTACTTTATCCGCGACAACGGCGTCGGCTTTGACATGGCCCACAAGGACAAGCTTTTTCAGCCCTTCGAGCGCCTCCACGACGCGCGCGCGTTCGAGGGGACCGGCATCGGCCTTGCCACGGTCAAGCGGATCATCGACCGCCATGGAGGGCGCATCTGGGCGGAGGGAACGCCCGGCGCCGGCGCCACGTTTTACTTCACGTTGCCGGAACCCGGCGGGGAGTCATGA
- the nuoK gene encoding NADH-quinone oxidoreductase subunit NuoK — translation MIVPFEHVLILAGLLFALGLVCVLVWRMNLIMLLIGIEVMLNAAMLAFVGGAARWGMADGQVFSLIIMALTSAEVSLALAMVVYLHRRKKTVDADEFRELQG, via the coding sequence GTGATCGTCCCCTTCGAGCACGTTCTGATCCTTGCCGGCCTTCTCTTCGCCCTGGGGCTTGTTTGCGTCCTGGTCTGGCGGATGAACCTGATCATGCTCCTCATCGGTATCGAAGTGATGCTCAACGCCGCCATGCTCGCCTTCGTGGGGGGCGCGGCCCGCTGGGGAATGGCGGACGGACAGGTCTTCTCCCTCATCATCATGGCCCTCACCTCGGCCGAGGTGTCCCTGGCCCTGGCCATGGTGGTCTACCTCCACCGGCGGAAGAAGACGGTTGATGCGGATGAGTTCAGGGAGCTGCAGGGATGA
- the nuoI gene encoding NADH-quinone oxidoreductase subunit NuoI produces the protein MPILTDFKAIATGLFVTWKHIFRRPVTVEYPEVKRTPAPRYRARIVLTRDPDGGERCVACYLCSAACPVDCISMEAAEGEEGRRYARWFRINFSRCIFCGLCAEACPTLAIQMTPDYEICERDIMELVYEKEDLLIDGCGKDAGYNFYRHAGIGVAQPRGAGECEEEPVDVRGLMP, from the coding sequence ATGCCGATACTGACCGATTTCAAAGCCATCGCCACCGGGCTTTTCGTGACCTGGAAGCATATCTTCCGCAGGCCGGTGACCGTGGAGTACCCGGAGGTGAAGCGGACGCCGGCGCCCCGCTACCGGGCGCGGATCGTTCTCACCCGCGACCCGGACGGCGGAGAGCGCTGCGTGGCCTGCTACCTCTGCTCCGCGGCCTGTCCCGTTGACTGCATCTCCATGGAAGCGGCCGAAGGGGAGGAGGGCCGCCGCTACGCCCGGTGGTTCCGGATCAACTTCTCCCGCTGCATCTTCTGCGGCCTCTGCGCCGAGGCCTGTCCGACCCTGGCCATCCAGATGACCCCCGACTACGAGATCTGCGAACGGGACATCATGGAACTGGTCTACGAGAAGGAGGACCTCCTCATCGATGGCTGCGGCAAGGATGCCGGGTACAACTTCTACCGTCACGCCGGCATCGGCGTCGCCCAGCCCCGCGGGGCTGGCGAATGCGAGGAAGAGCCGGTGGACGTGCGGGGACTGATGCCCTAA